A single genomic interval of Paracoccus contaminans harbors:
- a CDS encoding DUF2460 domain-containing protein: MAFHEVRFPDDISRGARGGPERRTQIVELASGDEERNASWANSRRRYDVAYGIRRADDLAAVVAFFEARNGRLHGFRFKDWADHKSCLPSATPGPTDQAIGTGDGITTAFQLVKRYASGSQTWVRAITKPVAGTVRIALDGAEQLGGWSVDTTTGVVTFATAPAEGVAITAGFAFDVPVRFDTDALDVTLDLERLGSITSIPLLELRR; the protein is encoded by the coding sequence ATGGCGTTTCACGAGGTCCGGTTTCCGGATGACATCAGCCGCGGTGCGCGCGGCGGACCGGAGCGGCGCACCCAAATCGTCGAGCTGGCCTCGGGCGACGAGGAGCGCAACGCCAGCTGGGCGAACTCCCGCCGACGCTACGATGTCGCCTACGGCATCCGCCGTGCTGACGATCTGGCGGCGGTCGTCGCCTTCTTCGAAGCCCGCAACGGGCGGCTTCATGGCTTCCGCTTCAAGGACTGGGCAGATCACAAATCCTGCCTGCCGTCCGCCACGCCGGGGCCGACGGACCAGGCGATCGGCACCGGCGACGGCATCACCACTGCGTTCCAGCTGGTGAAGCGCTACGCCTCAGGCAGTCAGACATGGGTGCGTGCGATCACCAAGCCGGTCGCCGGCACGGTCCGGATCGCCCTCGATGGCGCAGAGCAGCTCGGCGGCTGGTCCGTCGACACGACCACCGGCGTGGTGACCTTCGCCACTGCGCCAGCCGAGGGCGTCGCCATCACCGCGGGCTTCGCCTTCGACGTGCCGGTCCGCTTCGACACCGATGCGCTTGATGTAACGCTCGACCTCGAGCGGCTCGGCTCGATCACCTCCATTCCGCTGCTGGAACTGCGCCGATGA
- a CDS encoding NlpC/P60 family protein, translated as MKPADPDRVIGAASSWLGTPYHDQASLRGVGCDCLGLARGVWREVVGPEPFPIPPYSRDWGETGPREVLAEGARRMMIEVDPAEAGPGTLVLFRMKPRAIAKHVGILTGPDTFLHAYERLGVIEEPLTPSWRRRIAFAFLFPQR; from the coding sequence GTGAAGCCCGCCGATCCCGATAGGGTGATCGGGGCAGCGAGCTCCTGGCTCGGCACGCCCTACCACGACCAGGCCAGCCTTCGGGGCGTCGGCTGCGATTGCCTCGGGCTGGCCCGGGGCGTCTGGCGCGAGGTCGTCGGCCCGGAGCCGTTCCCGATCCCGCCCTACAGCCGCGACTGGGGCGAGACCGGCCCGCGCGAGGTGCTGGCCGAGGGCGCGCGGCGCATGATGATCGAGGTGGACCCGGCGGAGGCCGGTCCCGGAACGCTGGTCCTCTTCCGCATGAAGCCGCGTGCCATCGCGAAGCATGTCGGGATCCTCACCGGGCCCGACACCTTCCTTCACGCCTATGAACGGCTCGGCGTGATCGAGGAGCCGCTCACCCCGTCATGGCGGCGGCGCATCGCCTTCGCCTTCCTGTTCCCGCAACGCTGA
- a CDS encoding DUF2163 domain-containing protein — MKTLDPSLQAHLDDGTTTLAWCWRISRADAVTFGFTDHDRTLAFDGTGFEPESGLTASEVRSGSDLSVDAQDAEGVLTSDRITETDILDGRWDNAEVEVWRANWADTSQRVLMRRGAIGQIRRGRLAFVAEVRSLAHVLGQTVGRTFQASCDAALGDARCEVDLEDPAFKGTGSVIDLLRDRAFTASGLGGFTSGWFTFGTLEWTSGANAGRRTEVLGHDVTDGVAILTLLEAPVRAIAEGDNFIIRAGCDKRMETCGAKFANTANFRGFPHIPGQDAVLRYATKDGGHEGGVL; from the coding sequence ATGAAGACCCTCGACCCCTCACTGCAGGCCCATCTCGACGACGGCACGACGACGCTCGCCTGGTGCTGGCGCATCAGCCGCGCCGACGCCGTCACCTTCGGCTTCACCGACCACGACCGGACGCTCGCCTTCGATGGGACCGGTTTCGAGCCCGAGAGCGGATTGACGGCCTCCGAGGTCCGCTCGGGCTCGGACCTGTCGGTCGATGCGCAGGACGCCGAGGGCGTGCTGACCTCCGACCGGATCACCGAGACCGACATCCTCGACGGCCGCTGGGACAACGCCGAGGTCGAGGTCTGGCGGGCGAACTGGGCCGACACCAGCCAGCGCGTGCTGATGCGCCGCGGGGCCATCGGCCAGATCCGGCGCGGCCGGCTGGCCTTCGTCGCGGAGGTCCGATCGCTCGCCCATGTGCTGGGCCAGACGGTCGGGCGGACCTTCCAGGCGAGCTGCGACGCCGCGCTCGGAGATGCGCGCTGCGAGGTCGATCTGGAGGATCCCGCCTTCAAGGGCACTGGTAGCGTCATCGATCTCCTGCGCGACCGGGCCTTCACCGCCTCGGGCCTCGGTGGGTTCACCTCCGGCTGGTTCACCTTCGGCACGCTGGAATGGACGAGCGGCGCGAATGCGGGCCGGCGCACCGAGGTGCTGGGCCATGACGTCACGGACGGCGTGGCGATCCTGACCCTGCTCGAGGCGCCGGTGCGCGCGATCGCCGAAGGCGACAATTTCATCATCCGGGCAGGCTGCGACAAACGGATGGAGACCTGTGGCGCGAAGTTCGCCAACACCGCCAACTTCCGGGGCTTCCCGCATATCCCCGGCCAGGACGCGGTCCTGCGCTACGCCACGAAAGATGGTGGGCATGAGGGTGGCGTGCTGTGA